A portion of the Streptomyces sp. NBC_00376 genome contains these proteins:
- a CDS encoding type IV toxin-antitoxin system AbiEi family antitoxin domain-containing protein, which yields MNISELLRLLQTEHDETAARADNLREQIERLTTALAETEARVAELAATRKVIDGLIPPDHAAAPAETATATVYQRIVTTFNEHPGKVFRVRDLHEHLGLPTDEPSINVTRSRLGRLVRQGLLEQPGRGRYQKRT from the coding sequence GTGAACATCAGCGAACTCCTGCGGCTGCTGCAGACCGAACACGACGAGACCGCCGCACGAGCCGACAACCTACGCGAGCAGATCGAGCGGCTCACCACCGCCCTCGCCGAGACCGAAGCCCGCGTGGCCGAGCTCGCCGCCACCCGCAAGGTCATCGACGGCCTCATCCCTCCCGACCACGCAGCGGCCCCCGCGGAAACCGCCACCGCCACCGTCTACCAGCGCATCGTGACCACATTCAACGAGCACCCCGGGAAGGTGTTCCGCGTCCGCGATCTGCACGAGCACCTCGGCCTGCCCACCGACGAGCCCTCGATCAACGTCACCCGCTCCCGCCTGGGCCGACTCGTCCGCCAGGGACTCCTCGAACAACCCGGACGCGGCCGCTACCAGAAACGGACTTAA
- a CDS encoding MbtH family protein: MDNPFDDDNGTFYVLVNDENQHSLWPVFAEVPDGWTIVFGEESRQACLDYVEKNWTDMRPASLISAMEQAAA; encoded by the coding sequence ATGGACAATCCGTTCGACGACGACAACGGCACGTTCTACGTTCTGGTGAACGACGAGAACCAGCATTCGCTCTGGCCCGTCTTCGCCGAAGTTCCGGACGGCTGGACCATCGTGTTCGGCGAGGAGAGCCGCCAGGCCTGTCTGGACTACGTGGAGAAGAACTGGACCGACATGCGGCCGGCCAGCCTCATCAGCGCGATGGAACAGGCCGCCGCCTGA
- a CDS encoding ABC transporter ATP-binding protein, which produces MTSVWRRSATTADQATGAAMRLESVSKAYGDGAGAVTALDDVSFEVPRGTFTAVMGPSGSGKSTFLHCLAGLDRPTSGRVYLGETELGGLKESALTAVRRTRIGYVFQAYNLMSALTVKQNVTLVSRLSNSPVDEAWLAEILGRVGMGEHADRYPNQLSGGQQQRVAIARALLTRPDAVLADEPTGALDTRSSQEVLRLFRQIVDETGQTVLMVTHDPVAASYADSVVFLADGRLAGQLPRPTPDQVADRMTHLGNW; this is translated from the coding sequence ATGACATCGGTTTGGCGCCGGTCTGCGACGACCGCGGACCAGGCAACGGGGGCCGCGATGCGGCTGGAGTCGGTGAGCAAGGCCTACGGCGATGGTGCAGGCGCGGTCACCGCACTGGACGACGTCTCGTTCGAGGTCCCACGCGGAACGTTCACCGCCGTCATGGGACCGTCCGGCTCGGGCAAGTCCACGTTTCTGCACTGCCTGGCCGGGCTCGACCGACCGACTTCCGGCCGTGTCTATCTGGGCGAAACCGAGTTGGGCGGCCTGAAGGAGTCCGCGCTCACGGCGGTCCGCCGCACGCGGATCGGCTATGTGTTCCAGGCGTACAACCTGATGTCGGCCCTCACGGTGAAGCAGAACGTGACCCTGGTGTCCCGACTGTCCAACTCCCCGGTCGACGAGGCCTGGCTGGCGGAGATTCTGGGGCGTGTGGGCATGGGCGAGCACGCGGACCGGTACCCCAATCAGCTCTCCGGCGGCCAGCAGCAGCGCGTGGCCATCGCCCGTGCGCTGCTGACCCGGCCCGACGCGGTGCTCGCCGATGAGCCGACGGGCGCCCTGGACACCCGCAGCAGCCAGGAGGTCCTGCGGCTGTTCCGCCAGATCGTCGACGAGACCGGCCAGACGGTGCTGATGGTCACGCACGATCCGGTGGCGGCGTCCTACGCCGACTCCGTGGTCTTCCTGGCGGACGGCCGGCTGGCGGGGCAATTACCGCGGCCGACGCCGGACCAGGTGGCCGACCGTATGACCCACTTGGGCAACTGGTAG
- a CDS encoding serine hydrolase domain-containing protein codes for MTESAEFPMELPAHGEVAGLLDTLAREYLAPGVQFAVYERGVISSFEYGEETYGSGRPVTADTVFPWGSVTKSATALLLAQLVSDGDLELDEPVGPLLPELAGSPDSPLYTATPRRLLSHTAGLPDMPPVEDDLALRDCVAASAGAPAVCEPGKHFSYANLGYVLAGRILESVTGVTWWEAVRDFVLTPLGVEPGFLGAAAPGPVAGQHAVHLPTGSVQQVDEPGLPKALVPAGALMSSATGLLRYAAVHLAPGGSTVLEPGLLAELRTPVPGSAAFGLADGWGLGLAVHTDGAGRRWLGHDGNTGGASCALRFDPGRGIGVALMTNATSGRQMGHAFFDALAAKGFDVGRAEAPDLGRPLSGSALDAAAAEVCGEYRSGTDLLTVRRADHGELLMDRGGLRPARLELHQGLEFRLKSESVEAGHGSDESKDLYCFVRDSRTGQVGGMYMSGGRLQVREGIGLLG; via the coding sequence ATGACGGAATCCGCTGAATTTCCCATGGAGCTGCCCGCGCACGGCGAAGTGGCCGGGCTGCTCGATACGCTCGCCCGCGAATACCTTGCACCCGGTGTGCAATTCGCTGTCTACGAGCGCGGAGTGATCTCCTCCTTCGAATACGGAGAAGAGACCTACGGGTCGGGCCGGCCGGTCACGGCCGACACCGTATTCCCGTGGGGCTCGGTGACGAAGTCCGCGACCGCACTGCTGCTGGCACAGCTCGTCAGCGACGGCGACCTGGAACTGGACGAGCCGGTAGGGCCGTTGCTGCCCGAACTGGCCGGGAGTCCCGACAGCCCGCTGTACACCGCGACCCCGCGCCGGCTGCTGAGCCACACGGCCGGCCTGCCGGACATGCCGCCCGTCGAGGACGACCTCGCACTGCGCGACTGTGTCGCCGCGTCGGCCGGCGCGCCCGCAGTGTGCGAGCCCGGCAAACACTTCTCGTACGCGAACCTCGGCTATGTACTGGCCGGCCGGATCCTCGAATCCGTGACCGGAGTGACCTGGTGGGAGGCGGTACGGGACTTCGTGCTGACCCCGCTCGGTGTCGAGCCCGGATTTCTCGGCGCCGCCGCGCCCGGACCGGTGGCCGGCCAGCACGCGGTGCATCTGCCGACCGGATCGGTGCAGCAGGTCGACGAGCCGGGCCTGCCCAAGGCACTGGTGCCCGCCGGAGCCCTGATGTCCAGCGCGACCGGACTGCTGCGCTACGCCGCCGTCCATCTCGCGCCCGGCGGCAGCACGGTGCTGGAGCCCGGACTGCTCGCCGAACTTCGCACCCCGGTACCCGGCTCGGCGGCGTTCGGACTGGCGGACGGCTGGGGCCTGGGCCTCGCCGTCCACACCGACGGTGCGGGCCGGCGCTGGCTGGGCCACGACGGCAACACCGGCGGGGCGAGCTGCGCCCTGCGCTTCGACCCCGGGCGGGGCATCGGGGTCGCCCTGATGACGAATGCCACCTCCGGCCGCCAGATGGGCCACGCCTTCTTCGACGCGCTCGCCGCGAAGGGCTTCGACGTCGGCCGGGCCGAGGCGCCCGACCTCGGCCGGCCGCTCTCCGGCTCCGCGCTGGACGCCGCCGCGGCCGAGGTGTGCGGGGAATACCGGTCCGGCACGGACCTCCTCACCGTCCGCCGGGCCGACCACGGGGAATTGCTGATGGACCGCGGCGGGCTGCGGCCGGCCCGGCTGGAACTCCATCAGGGCCTGGAATTCCGATTGAAGAGTGAATCCGTCGAGGCCGGACACGGCAGCGACGAATCCAAGGACCTGTACTGCTTCGTGCGGGATTCCCGTACAGGACAGGTCGGCGGAATGTATATGAGCGGTGGGCGGCTGCAGGTGCGGGAGGGAATCGGCCTCCTCGGCTGA
- a CDS encoding IS5 family transposase: protein MERMPYSTDLSDGQWALIEPLVTAWKQERVARSATGDPGSCDLREVVNALLYQNRTGCQWRLLPHDLPAWSAVFYYFTLWRQDGLDQRIQEILRCQVRERSRRLEDPSLVIIDTQSVRVAAGVPRETTGLDANKKTPGRKRGLAVDVLGLIIGVVIFAASAHDNEAGIALLDQAAERCGMRLEKVLVDQGFKDAVIIHGAVKDITVEVVRRNPDDKGKGFVPQPKRWVVEQVNGTLMLHRRLARDYDHRPDNAASRVYWASTAGMLRRLTVPSPVWRDEIELAA, encoded by the coding sequence ATGGAACGGATGCCGTACTCGACTGACTTGTCCGACGGGCAATGGGCGTTGATCGAGCCGCTGGTCACCGCGTGGAAGCAGGAGCGGGTGGCGCGGTCGGCGACCGGGGACCCGGGCTCCTGTGACCTGCGCGAGGTCGTGAACGCGCTGCTCTACCAGAACCGGACGGGTTGTCAGTGGCGGCTCCTGCCGCACGACCTCCCGGCCTGGTCGGCGGTGTTCTACTACTTCACCCTGTGGCGCCAGGATGGCCTTGACCAGCGGATCCAGGAGATCCTGCGCTGCCAGGTGCGGGAGCGGTCCAGACGATTAGAGGACCCGTCCCTGGTGATCATCGACACCCAGTCCGTCCGCGTGGCGGCCGGGGTGCCGAGGGAGACGACGGGATTGGACGCGAACAAGAAGACGCCCGGCAGGAAGCGGGGACTCGCCGTGGACGTGCTGGGCCTGATCATCGGTGTGGTGATTTTCGCCGCGAGCGCGCACGACAACGAGGCCGGCATCGCCCTGCTGGACCAGGCAGCCGAACGATGCGGGATGCGCCTGGAAAAAGTCCTCGTCGACCAGGGCTTCAAAGACGCCGTGATCATCCACGGGGCGGTGAAGGACATCACCGTCGAGGTGGTCCGACGCAACCCCGACGACAAGGGCAAAGGCTTCGTCCCGCAACCGAAGCGGTGGGTGGTCGAGCAGGTCAACGGCACCCTCATGCTGCACCGGCGCCTGGCCCGCGACTACGATCACCGGCCCGACAACGCGGCCTCCCGCGTCTACTGGGCCTCCACCGCCGGCATGCTCCGGCGCCTCACCGTCCCGAGCCCCGTCTGGCGGGACGAGATCGAGCTGGCCGCGTGA
- a CDS encoding FtsX-like permease family protein, producing MFDIAWSTIKKRKGGFIAAFIAVFCGSAVVTACGVLLMSGLLSGVSPERYAGAAVMIGGNQSREVAQNFDPHYAERVTLPASLTAEVAEVPGVRAVVGDRTVGMSIADRKGRTLSLDHPLFGHGWASAALGPFTLAEGAEPRGEGEAVLDTALAGKAGVKVGDTVRLSVGTTPASYRVVGLAAPSKAGLSRQSAVFLTDARATQLSQRPDRLTAIGVLAEPGTDADALAGRIEKALAGSREPVAVHTGKQVGDLEFLDMGQSRGFLVALSASFGGTALAVVIFVVSSTLGLAVHQRRRELAMLRAIAASPRQIHSLIGSEILMVAAAGALLGAAPGFLIAGALRDAFASVGVLPGDFELSYNPAPAGAAVVLCVLGARLAGFIAAFRTARIQPVEALRESQSEPPRLGRVRLNVGRGLIVLGLAAAVVLPAVIPGQLAIAGAAGSLLILMFGCALIGPQLVKITAAMMAPLLRSFRISGYLAVANTSANSRRLSSAVVPLALGAAMALMQLSTLSTVEATAAKQAATGVVADYVLTSDSTGLSTELADSVRAVPGVATATPVARSQVMLNYLEVDKMAARPFSAEGIDPRGIGRTLDLDVREGSLDALTGDTVALSWMAADTAGLGIGDTADVNLGDGVRKKLKVVAVYGNGLGFGDVTLPHGMLTAHTTDRLDAALLVTASDTGDRDRVGKALAELAQRTPTLKVQQPDEFAAVQQGQFAQQSWTNLIANSLLLLYVLIAVVNTLVIATMARSREFAMLRLIGTSRRQTLRMMFLESWVVVVTAIVVGVLIAVPPTIGSSLAMTGQAMPHVDPLVWAGVGAFIAVLGWLSIALSTRSALRTRPIDAVYTGE from the coding sequence ATGTTCGACATCGCGTGGAGCACCATCAAGAAGCGCAAGGGCGGGTTCATCGCGGCGTTCATCGCCGTGTTCTGCGGCTCCGCCGTCGTGACCGCCTGTGGCGTCCTGCTCATGTCCGGTCTGCTGTCCGGGGTTTCGCCCGAGCGGTACGCGGGCGCCGCAGTGATGATCGGCGGCAACCAGAGCCGAGAGGTCGCGCAGAACTTCGACCCGCACTACGCGGAGCGGGTCACCCTGCCGGCCTCGCTGACCGCCGAGGTCGCCGAGGTGCCCGGCGTACGGGCGGTCGTCGGCGACCGAACGGTCGGAATGAGTATCGCCGACCGCAAGGGCCGCACCCTGTCCCTCGACCACCCGCTGTTCGGACACGGCTGGGCCTCCGCGGCACTCGGCCCGTTCACCCTCGCCGAGGGAGCCGAGCCGCGCGGCGAGGGCGAGGCTGTGCTGGACACCGCGCTGGCCGGCAAGGCCGGGGTGAAGGTCGGTGACACCGTACGGCTGTCGGTCGGCACCACCCCGGCGAGCTACCGGGTCGTCGGCCTGGCCGCGCCGTCGAAGGCCGGCCTGAGCCGCCAGTCGGCGGTGTTCTTGACGGATGCGCGGGCAACGCAGCTCTCTCAGCGTCCGGACCGGCTCACCGCGATCGGCGTGCTCGCCGAGCCGGGTACGGACGCGGACGCACTGGCCGGCCGGATCGAGAAGGCGCTCGCGGGCTCCCGGGAGCCGGTCGCCGTCCACACCGGAAAGCAGGTCGGTGACCTGGAGTTCCTCGACATGGGGCAGTCGCGCGGTTTCCTGGTCGCGCTGTCCGCCTCCTTCGGCGGCACCGCTCTCGCCGTGGTGATCTTCGTGGTCTCCTCCACACTGGGCCTGGCCGTCCACCAGCGTCGCCGCGAACTGGCCATGCTGCGCGCCATCGCCGCCTCGCCCCGCCAGATCCACTCACTGATCGGCAGCGAGATCCTGATGGTCGCGGCGGCCGGTGCCCTGCTCGGCGCCGCACCCGGCTTCCTGATCGCGGGCGCTCTGCGCGACGCGTTCGCCTCCGTCGGAGTGCTGCCGGGCGACTTCGAGCTCTCGTACAATCCGGCTCCGGCCGGGGCGGCCGTGGTGCTGTGCGTGCTAGGCGCCCGGCTGGCCGGCTTCATCGCGGCCTTCCGCACCGCCAGGATCCAGCCGGTGGAGGCGCTGCGCGAGTCGCAGTCCGAGCCGCCGCGGCTGGGCCGGGTCCGGCTGAACGTCGGCCGCGGGCTGATCGTGCTCGGTCTCGCGGCGGCCGTCGTGCTGCCTGCGGTGATCCCCGGTCAGCTGGCGATCGCCGGTGCGGCCGGCTCACTGCTCATCCTGATGTTCGGCTGCGCGCTGATCGGCCCCCAGCTCGTGAAGATCACGGCAGCGATGATGGCACCGCTGCTGCGCAGTTTCCGGATCAGCGGCTATCTGGCGGTCGCCAACACCAGTGCCAACTCGCGTCGGCTCAGCAGCGCCGTCGTCCCGCTCGCGCTCGGCGCGGCCATGGCCCTGATGCAGCTCTCCACCCTCTCCACGGTCGAGGCGACCGCCGCGAAGCAAGCCGCGACCGGCGTCGTCGCGGACTACGTGCTGACCAGTGACTCCACCGGGCTCTCGACCGAACTGGCCGATTCCGTAAGGGCGGTTCCGGGCGTCGCCACGGCCACCCCCGTGGCCCGCTCCCAGGTGATGCTCAACTACCTGGAGGTGGACAAGATGGCTGCCCGTCCCTTCAGCGCCGAGGGCATCGACCCGCGCGGCATCGGCCGCACCCTCGACCTGGATGTGCGCGAGGGAAGCCTGGACGCGTTGACCGGCGACACCGTGGCGCTCAGCTGGATGGCCGCCGACACCGCGGGGCTCGGCATCGGCGACACTGCCGACGTCAACCTCGGCGACGGCGTCAGGAAGAAGCTCAAGGTGGTGGCCGTCTACGGCAACGGACTCGGCTTCGGCGACGTCACCCTCCCGCACGGCATGCTGACGGCGCACACCACCGACCGGCTCGATGCGGCCCTGCTGGTGACGGCGTCGGACACCGGCGACCGCGACCGGGTGGGGAAGGCCCTGGCCGAGCTCGCCCAGCGCACTCCGACCCTGAAGGTGCAGCAGCCGGACGAGTTCGCGGCGGTCCAGCAGGGCCAGTTCGCCCAGCAGTCGTGGACCAATCTGATCGCCAACTCCCTGCTGCTGCTCTATGTACTGATCGCCGTGGTGAACACCCTGGTGATCGCGACCATGGCGCGCAGCCGCGAGTTCGCCATGCTTCGCCTGATCGGGACCAGTCGGCGACAGACCCTGCGGATGATGTTCCTGGAGTCCTGGGTCGTGGTGGTCACGGCGATCGTCGTCGGCGTCCTCATCGCCGTCCCGCCCACGATCGGCAGCAGTCTGGCCATGACCGGCCAGGCCATGCCGCACGTGGACCCGCTGGTCTGGGCGGGAGTAGGGGCCTTCATCGCCGTGCTCGGCTGGCTCTCCATCGCCCTGTCCACGCGCTCGGCCCTGCGTACCCGCCCGATCGACGCGGTGTACACGGGTGAATAG
- a CDS encoding alpha/beta fold hydrolase, whose amino-acid sequence MPVSTINGISLGYEVTGRGEPVVMVMGTGASGRVWHLHQVPALVAAGYQVVTFNNRGVPPTDACTDGITIEELVADTAGLVEHLGLGPCRFVGTSLGAHITQELCLARPDLVTAAALLATRGRKDAMRRFRDLAERELHDSGVTLPARYTATVRAMEFLSPATLNEDKEIQDWLDLFEVSPVSAAPGYRAQLSIGMAPDRLRAYQAIRARCLVIGFADDLVLPPHLSREVADTIPGARYVEIENAGHYGYMERPDRVNAELLHFFARN is encoded by the coding sequence GTGCCGGTCAGCACAATCAACGGAATCAGCCTCGGCTATGAAGTCACCGGCCGCGGTGAGCCGGTGGTGATGGTCATGGGCACCGGGGCGAGCGGCCGCGTCTGGCATCTGCACCAGGTACCGGCGCTCGTGGCGGCGGGCTACCAGGTGGTCACCTTCAACAACCGGGGTGTCCCGCCCACCGACGCCTGCACCGACGGGATCACCATCGAGGAGCTGGTCGCGGACACCGCAGGCCTGGTCGAACACCTCGGCCTGGGCCCCTGCCGGTTCGTCGGCACCTCGCTCGGCGCGCACATCACCCAGGAGCTGTGCCTGGCGCGCCCGGACCTGGTGACGGCGGCGGCGCTGCTCGCGACCCGGGGCCGCAAGGACGCGATGCGCCGGTTCCGCGACCTCGCCGAGCGGGAGTTGCACGACAGCGGGGTCACCCTTCCGGCGCGCTACACCGCGACCGTACGGGCGATGGAGTTCCTCTCCCCGGCGACGCTCAACGAGGACAAGGAGATCCAGGACTGGCTCGACCTGTTCGAGGTGTCGCCGGTCTCCGCGGCACCCGGATACCGGGCTCAGCTCAGCATCGGGATGGCGCCGGACCGGCTGCGTGCCTATCAGGCGATCCGGGCGCGCTGCCTGGTGATCGGCTTCGCCGACGACCTGGTTCTCCCTCCGCATCTGAGCCGGGAAGTCGCCGACACCATCCCGGGTGCCCGGTACGTCGAGATCGAGAATGCCGGTCATTACGGCTACATGGAGCGCCCGGACCGCGTGAACGCCGAACTGCTGCACTTTTTCGCGCGGAACTGA